A genome region from Candidatus Dormiibacterota bacterium includes the following:
- a CDS encoding nucleotide exchange factor GrpE, translated as MTKKKTSKENQKVEELTEDLKRLQAEFANYRRREGEAKAELIDLARQDVVRDLLPLLDNIDRALAHYPKHLQDDPWAMGVSQVAKQARETLGEMGVIRIESVGQPFDHNLHEAISLEEGEGSREVVAEELQAGYKMGDKVIRHAVVKVKKQ; from the coding sequence ATGACCAAGAAGAAAACTAGCAAAGAGAATCAGAAGGTTGAGGAGCTGACAGAGGATTTAAAACGCCTGCAAGCGGAGTTTGCAAACTACCGCCGTCGCGAGGGCGAGGCCAAAGCCGAACTGATAGACTTAGCCCGCCAAGACGTGGTGCGCGACTTGCTGCCGCTTCTAGATAACATCGATCGCGCTCTTGCCCATTACCCCAAGCACTTGCAAGACGACCCGTGGGCTATGGGTGTGAGTCAAGTGGCCAAGCAGGCCCGAGAGACATTGGGCGAAATGGGTGTAATCCGCATAGAATCGGTCGGCCAGCCTTTTGACCACAACCTGCACGAGGCTATCAGCCTGGAGGAAGGCGAAGGAAGTAGGGAGGTTGTGGCAGAAGAGCTGCAGGCCGGGTATAAGATGGGCGATAAGGTCATTCGCCACGCAGTAGTAAAAGTTAAGAAACAATAG
- a CDS encoding HrcA family transcriptional regulator: MSQALARRISTAGEADRAIKQAAESLAEVTSNLGLATLSGSLFMSGLHNLFDHPEFTGRRGFEVARLLDSLDEWLAEAAPNSRVSVYIGQENPVGKASGASLIIAKFSSPYSDSSYVGVLGPTRQNYGRVIGLVDYAGRYLEDQLT, translated from the coding sequence GTGAGCCAGGCTTTGGCCAGGCGCATCTCCACCGCTGGTGAAGCCGACAGGGCTATTAAGCAAGCTGCTGAGAGTCTGGCTGAGGTTACCAGTAACTTAGGCTTGGCTACGCTTTCAGGCAGCTTGTTTATGAGCGGGCTGCATAACCTGTTCGACCACCCGGAATTCACCGGGCGGCGAGGGTTTGAGGTGGCGCGGCTGCTAGATAGCTTGGACGAGTGGCTAGCAGAAGCGGCTCCGAACAGCCGGGTGAGCGTTTACATCGGACAGGAAAACCCAGTGGGTAAAGCCAGCGGGGCCAGCTTGATCATTGCCAAGTTCTCCTCACCCTATAGCGATAGCAGCTATGTGGGAGTGCTGGGGCCAACTAGGCAAAACTATGGCCGAGTAATTGGCCTTGTAGATTACGCCGGAAGATATTTGGAGGATCAATTAACATGA
- a CDS encoding HAD family hydrolase, with product MKPKAIIFDCWNTLFHVNPKPDPLNRLARAIFHSRLTYRYLKSFERTLMLAPHDDMNAMAKAILRNSRIPALPSLVHQVERSLEIPLEKQQPFEETLEILPDLQQDYKLGLITNTYSLAFIKLDSKYKLGQYFDFILPSYQAGLLKPDPKIFKLMLKKLGVAAEEALMVGDSLRDDVQGAEAVGIRGILVDRRGRYPRHKSRVTSLREVKKLLQ from the coding sequence GATTGCTGGAATACCTTATTCCACGTTAATCCTAAACCCGATCCTCTGAACCGCTTAGCTCGCGCCATATTCCACAGCCGCCTGACCTACCGCTATCTGAAGAGTTTTGAGCGCACACTAATGCTCGCACCGCACGACGACATGAACGCCATGGCCAAGGCTATATTGCGCAATAGCCGTATTCCCGCCTTGCCTTCGCTTGTGCATCAGGTTGAACGCAGTCTAGAGATTCCGCTTGAAAAGCAACAGCCGTTCGAAGAAACCTTGGAGATCCTGCCCGATTTACAACAAGATTACAAACTGGGATTAATTACTAATACCTATTCGCTGGCATTTATTAAACTAGATAGCAAATATAAACTGGGGCAGTATTTCGATTTTATACTGCCATCTTACCAGGCAGGACTCCTAAAGCCCGACCCTAAGATTTTTAAACTGATGCTCAAAAAATTAGGTGTGGCCGCCGAAGAAGCGTTGATGGTAGGCGATAGCCTGCGCGACGACGTGCAAGGTGCAGAAGCAGTTGGTATTCGCGGCATATTGGTAGATAGACGGGGGCGTTACCCGCGGCACAAGAGCCGAGTTACCTCACTGAGGGAAGTTAAGAAACTGCTACAATAA